The following proteins are encoded in a genomic region of Natronorubrum halophilum:
- the cruF gene encoding bisanhydrobacterioruberin hydratase, translating into MDNRHSPPSAVTTRAAVQRRLEAVIRENRFTIAVVFPFVGAVTLVASAEGLLPDPLAYNPLFVLFGTVVMRSPLLVGVLPRIGWRALGCLGALTAYTYAIEVVGVRTGWPYGTFEYAIQLGPMLFGAVPLALPLFFIPLVMNAYLFTLLVLENRSESTLRRVLTAIGAVVAIDLVLDPAAVAIGFWAFVPAGGYYGVPLSNYVGWLISGTVAVVFVDLAFDRESLLERVRTCEFILDDLVSFLLLWGTINVLYGNWLAAGVAVLFCLGLFRTDRYDREMVRRVLPSSGIGGRDS; encoded by the coding sequence ATGGATAACCGACATTCCCCACCGAGCGCCGTCACGACGCGAGCGGCCGTCCAGCGACGCCTCGAGGCGGTCATTCGCGAGAATCGGTTCACGATCGCGGTCGTCTTTCCGTTCGTCGGCGCGGTGACGCTGGTCGCGAGCGCGGAGGGGCTTTTGCCCGATCCGCTGGCGTACAACCCGCTGTTCGTTCTCTTCGGCACGGTGGTGATGCGCTCGCCGTTGCTCGTCGGGGTGCTCCCGCGAATCGGCTGGCGGGCGCTCGGCTGTCTGGGCGCGCTGACGGCGTACACCTACGCGATCGAAGTCGTCGGCGTTCGAACGGGCTGGCCGTACGGTACCTTCGAGTACGCCATCCAGCTCGGACCGATGCTGTTCGGTGCGGTTCCGCTGGCCCTTCCGCTGTTTTTCATCCCGCTGGTGATGAACGCCTACCTGTTCACGTTGCTCGTCCTCGAGAATCGGAGCGAAAGCACTCTCCGAAGGGTTCTCACCGCGATCGGGGCCGTCGTTGCGATCGACCTCGTGCTCGATCCCGCCGCGGTCGCCATCGGCTTCTGGGCGTTCGTCCCCGCGGGCGGCTACTACGGCGTCCCGCTCTCGAACTACGTCGGCTGGCTCATTTCGGGCACCGTTGCCGTCGTGTTCGTCGACCTCGCATTCGACCGCGAGTCGCTGCTCGAGCGCGTTCGAACCTGCGAGTTTATCCTCGACGATCTGGTGAGCTTCCTCCTACTCTGGGGGACCATCAACGTCCTCTACGGCAACTGGCTGGCTGCCGGCGTCGCCGTCCTGTTCTGTCTCGGCCTGTTCCGGACCGACCGCTACGACCGAGAGATGGTCCGCCGAGTCCTCCCCTCGAGCGGAATCGGCGGTCGTGACTCCTGA
- a CDS encoding DUF7283 family protein: protein MDWEAPADAWYVWFAVSIISLAMVGVVLGLPTGPPPDADRAANAVEGTSGSSYEAASTYGHDAEAIKIDGKTIEMRNEHGTDRSSIRYGQVVVVNGDDRLERLVYGSDFETEFESEIDDPHEDAVTVFMDRVANAEETNADEWLPVTDDLTVRRVTVEPDEMTSIRTEGGSHETVDLIVDTHSVPQSIHIQYEGFDEHTAVEYTVEGDSVIEDEYEDADSFWEQVEDTFSDWVEAADCWLSDCDDEGDPEDETQPTHAVDTDGWDPMLHHGSGTREISMQSHISGGTDDPVWAGDYPLDVTAEFDGHTCEGTLHYSGDEDELCPRGTASDDRVDELGWIELNDETGRYHVTLVVV from the coding sequence ATGGATTGGGAGGCCCCCGCTGACGCCTGGTACGTGTGGTTCGCAGTCAGCATCATCAGTCTCGCAATGGTCGGTGTCGTTCTCGGGCTTCCGACGGGGCCGCCGCCCGATGCTGATCGAGCGGCGAACGCGGTCGAAGGGACATCCGGAAGCTCCTACGAAGCGGCCTCGACTTACGGACACGATGCCGAGGCGATCAAAATCGACGGGAAGACGATCGAAATGCGCAACGAACACGGAACCGATCGCTCGAGCATCAGATACGGCCAGGTAGTGGTCGTCAACGGCGACGATCGTCTCGAACGTCTCGTCTACGGCAGCGATTTCGAGACGGAGTTCGAATCAGAGATCGACGATCCACACGAGGATGCGGTGACGGTATTCATGGATCGTGTCGCAAACGCCGAGGAGACCAATGCCGACGAATGGCTACCGGTAACCGACGATCTGACAGTTCGACGAGTTACAGTCGAACCCGACGAAATGACGAGTATTCGTACGGAGGGCGGATCTCACGAAACCGTCGATCTCATTGTCGATACCCACTCCGTTCCGCAATCGATCCACATCCAGTATGAGGGTTTTGACGAACATACTGCCGTTGAGTATACGGTCGAGGGTGATTCCGTTATCGAGGACGAGTACGAGGACGCCGATTCGTTCTGGGAACAGGTCGAAGACACGTTTTCGGATTGGGTCGAAGCAGCCGATTGCTGGCTTTCGGACTGCGACGACGAGGGGGATCCAGAAGACGAAACCCAGCCAACGCACGCGGTGGACACCGACGGTTGGGATCCGATGTTGCACCACGGATCCGGTACCAGGGAGATCTCGATGCAATCACACATCTCCGGCGGTACGGATGACCCCGTCTGGGCCGGCGATTATCCGCTCGACGTAACCGCTGAGTTCGATGGTCACACGTGTGAGGGGACGCTTCACTACTCCGGCGACGAGGACGAACTCTGTCCACGCGGTACGGCTTCTGACGACCGCGTAGACGAACTGGGCTGGATCGAACTGAACGATGAAACGGGGAGATACCATGTCACGCTGGTCGTCGTCTAA
- a CDS encoding prenyltransferase produces the protein MSASPTPTDDESLGEQLSYLLTLSRPRFWFYLAGPVLVGVAYAADTVSELFAPAAILLFGYFLVPANVFLYGINDVYDREIDAANPKKDAKEARYGGQSVVPVAVTICALLPLVLVPFVPTAAWPWIAAFLLLGAAYSAPPIRFKTTPLLDSISNGLYITPAGAAYAAVAGSQTPLIAVLGGWLWAMGMHTFSAIPDIEPDRETGIETTATTLGERRTYAYCGGCWLASVVAFGVLDPRLGALMLVYPGLVAAIVTSSVAVDRAYWWFPAINTLVGAVLTMGGLWRLIHG, from the coding sequence ATGAGTGCGAGTCCAACACCGACGGACGACGAGAGCCTCGGCGAACAGCTCTCGTACCTGCTGACGCTCTCGCGGCCGCGGTTCTGGTTCTATCTGGCGGGTCCGGTTCTCGTCGGCGTCGCCTACGCCGCCGACACCGTGAGCGAACTGTTCGCCCCCGCGGCGATACTCCTGTTCGGCTACTTCCTCGTGCCGGCGAACGTCTTCCTCTACGGCATCAACGACGTCTACGACCGCGAGATAGACGCCGCGAACCCGAAGAAGGACGCGAAGGAGGCCCGCTATGGCGGACAGTCCGTCGTTCCGGTCGCCGTGACGATCTGTGCGCTCCTCCCGCTCGTGTTGGTCCCGTTCGTTCCGACGGCGGCGTGGCCCTGGATCGCCGCGTTTCTCCTCCTCGGGGCAGCCTACAGCGCGCCGCCGATCAGATTCAAGACCACGCCGCTGTTGGACTCGATCTCGAACGGTCTCTACATCACGCCGGCCGGGGCAGCCTACGCCGCCGTTGCCGGAAGCCAGACGCCCCTGATCGCCGTCCTCGGCGGCTGGCTCTGGGCGATGGGCATGCACACCTTTTCGGCGATCCCCGACATCGAACCCGACCGAGAAACGGGGATCGAAACGACCGCGACGACGCTCGGCGAGCGTCGAACGTACGCCTACTGCGGCGGCTGCTGGCTCGCGAGCGTCGTCGCGTTCGGCGTGCTCGATCCTCGACTCGGCGCGCTTATGCTCGTCTATCCCGGACTCGTCGCGGCAATCGTCACCTCGAGCGTCGCCGTCGACCGCGCGTACTGGTGGTTCCCGGCGATCAACACGCTCGTCGGGGCGGTCCTGACGATGGGCGGGCTCTGGAGACTGATCCATGGATAA
- a CDS encoding phytoene/squalene synthase family protein: MQQEQINAGKAIQKRTGKTFYLATRFLPERVRHATHVLYAFFRIADEIVDDADGIPPDEQRAELEALRTQAIGETDPDGPVLEAFNELRREYDITDEEINTFVAAMRSDIDTDRYETYDDLESYMRGSAAAVGVMMTAIMDPEDRAAALPHAIKLGEAFQMTNFLRDVREDVIERDRIYLPQKTLNAHGVSTAQIERLEYSESFAAAMSAELKRTEALYREGVAGIRYLPEDCQLPVLLASVLYAEHHTVIRSREYDVLSREPTLSTARKLWCLAKTRWHWHWNRDPEAVFRRVSAVPALERDRHGPGHGGRVPTQ, encoded by the coding sequence ATGCAACAGGAACAGATAAACGCGGGCAAAGCGATCCAGAAGCGAACCGGAAAGACGTTTTATCTCGCGACGAGGTTCCTTCCGGAACGCGTTCGCCACGCCACGCACGTTCTCTATGCGTTCTTCCGAATCGCCGACGAGATCGTCGACGACGCCGACGGTATTCCCCCGGACGAACAGCGGGCCGAACTCGAGGCGCTTCGGACCCAGGCTATCGGCGAAACCGATCCCGATGGTCCCGTTCTCGAGGCGTTCAACGAACTCCGACGGGAGTACGACATCACTGACGAAGAGATCAACACGTTCGTCGCCGCGATGCGGTCGGATATCGACACCGACCGCTACGAGACCTACGACGACCTCGAGTCGTACATGCGCGGCTCGGCGGCCGCCGTCGGCGTGATGATGACCGCCATTATGGATCCCGAGGACCGGGCGGCAGCGCTCCCTCACGCCATCAAACTCGGCGAAGCGTTCCAGATGACGAACTTCCTTCGAGACGTCCGCGAAGACGTTATCGAGCGCGACCGGATCTATCTGCCACAGAAGACGCTCAACGCACATGGCGTCTCGACCGCACAGATCGAACGCCTCGAGTATTCGGAATCGTTCGCAGCGGCGATGAGCGCGGAACTCAAACGAACGGAAGCTCTCTATCGGGAGGGCGTCGCCGGCATTCGCTATCTTCCCGAGGATTGTCAGCTTCCCGTACTGCTTGCGAGTGTTCTCTATGCGGAACACCACACGGTGATTCGGAGCCGGGAGTACGACGTCCTCAGCCGTGAGCCGACCCTCTCGACGGCCCGAAAACTGTGGTGTCTCGCAAAAACTCGCTGGCACTGGCACTGGAACCGGGATCCCGAAGCCGTCTTCCGTCGCGTCTCCGCGGTGCCCGCGCTCGAGAGGGACCGGCACGGACCCGGACACGGCGGTCGCGTGCCGACGCAGTGA
- a CDS encoding phytoene desaturase family protein, which translates to MQSLAGESVVVIGAGVGGLSTACYLADAGADVRVIEQNEQLGGRASRLEKDGFRFDMGPSWYLMPDVFERFFADFDRTPTDYYELTHLDPHYRLFFKDGDRVDVTPDLERTKAVFEEYETGAGDALERYLEKSRENYEVGMEHFVYEDRTRLRDYIDLDVARQARGLSLLGSMQGHVENYFDHPKLQQIMQYTLVFLGGSPTNTPALYNLMSHVDFNLGVWYPEGGIGAVIDAFEELGRELGVEYDTDRPATAIKGREGAFLVETSTGPLRPDLVVSNADYAHTEQDLLPPERRGYDAAYWDERTYAPSAFLLYLGVEGTVDELAHHSLVLPTNWETHFEQIFEDPQWPDEPAYYLCVPSRTDEDVAPAGHSALFVLVPVAPGLKDTPEIREEYRDQILEDIAANTGTDLRDRIVLEERFCIEDFADRYNSYEGTALGLAHTLRQTSLFRPPHRSREDDGLYFVGGDTTPGIGVPMCLISGELTAEKVLEDYGRSPEP; encoded by the coding sequence ATGCAATCGCTGGCCGGTGAGTCCGTCGTCGTGATCGGTGCCGGCGTCGGCGGCCTCTCGACGGCCTGTTACCTCGCCGACGCGGGCGCCGACGTTCGAGTTATCGAGCAGAACGAACAACTCGGCGGCCGAGCGAGTCGCCTCGAGAAAGACGGCTTCCGGTTCGACATGGGGCCGTCGTGGTACCTCATGCCCGATGTCTTCGAGCGATTTTTCGCCGATTTCGACCGGACGCCAACCGACTACTACGAACTGACGCATCTCGATCCGCACTACCGACTGTTCTTCAAGGACGGAGATCGGGTCGATGTGACGCCCGATCTCGAGCGAACGAAGGCCGTCTTCGAGGAGTACGAAACCGGTGCCGGCGACGCCCTCGAGCGCTACCTCGAGAAGTCACGCGAGAACTACGAGGTTGGGATGGAACACTTCGTCTACGAGGACCGCACCCGACTGCGGGACTACATCGATCTGGACGTGGCCCGCCAGGCTCGCGGCCTCTCCCTGCTGGGGTCGATGCAAGGGCACGTCGAGAACTACTTCGACCACCCGAAACTCCAGCAGATCATGCAGTACACGCTGGTCTTTCTGGGCGGTTCGCCGACGAACACGCCGGCGCTGTACAACCTGATGAGCCACGTCGATTTCAACCTCGGCGTCTGGTACCCCGAAGGCGGAATCGGTGCCGTCATCGACGCGTTCGAGGAACTCGGTCGCGAACTGGGCGTCGAGTACGACACCGATCGTCCAGCGACGGCGATCAAGGGCCGCGAGGGTGCGTTCCTCGTCGAAACGTCGACTGGTCCCCTTCGACCGGATCTCGTGGTCAGCAACGCCGATTACGCCCACACTGAACAGGACCTGCTCCCGCCCGAACGGCGCGGCTACGACGCCGCCTACTGGGACGAGCGGACGTACGCGCCCTCCGCGTTCTTGCTGTACCTCGGCGTCGAGGGCACGGTTGACGAACTGGCCCACCACTCGCTCGTCCTCCCGACCAACTGGGAGACCCACTTCGAGCAGATCTTCGAGGATCCACAGTGGCCCGACGAGCCCGCATACTACCTCTGTGTGCCCTCCAGGACGGACGAGGACGTCGCGCCAGCGGGACACAGTGCGCTGTTCGTCCTCGTCCCCGTCGCCCCCGGACTCAAGGATACCCCCGAAATCCGCGAAGAATACCGCGACCAGATCCTCGAAGACATCGCCGCCAACACCGGTACCGATCTCCGCGACCGGATCGTCCTCGAGGAGCGATTCTGTATCGAGGACTTCGCCGACCGGTACAACAGCTACGAGGGAACGGCGCTCGGACTGGCTCACACGCTCCGCCAGACGTCGCTCTTCCGGCCGCCCCACCGCTCGAGGGAAGACGACGGCCTCTACTTCGTCGGTGGCGACACCACGCCCGGTATCGGCGTCCCGATGTGTCTCATCAGCGGTGAACTGACCGCCGAAAAGGTCCTCGAGGATTACGGACGGTCCCCGGAGCCGTGA
- a CDS encoding DUF7285 family protein, which produces MSRWSSSKAQTEPIAALVAVIVMAIALGLYSGVLTDVLTDRSGRSPEGVAIDRIWEDVSHDGVFSTQRDTGLDDIERDSLPDGQNVYVEVTTVDDDGEVEVVAAVQFGADGTRATGQEGPPEGGSGIETGVAERPVPVEDDLPGDVHGGTLRVEVWSP; this is translated from the coding sequence ATGTCACGCTGGTCGTCGTCTAAGGCCCAGACGGAACCGATCGCGGCACTCGTCGCGGTCATCGTCATGGCGATCGCACTCGGTCTCTACAGCGGAGTCCTCACCGACGTCCTCACGGATCGTTCCGGACGCTCGCCGGAGGGCGTCGCGATCGATCGTATCTGGGAGGACGTTTCCCACGACGGTGTCTTTTCGACCCAACGAGACACCGGACTGGATGACATCGAACGCGACTCGTTGCCGGACGGACAGAACGTCTACGTCGAGGTCACTACGGTCGACGACGATGGTGAGGTCGAGGTCGTCGCCGCAGTACAGTTCGGGGCAGACGGCACTCGAGCGACCGGACAGGAAGGCCCTCCCGAAGGTGGGTCCGGTATCGAAACCGGTGTTGCAGAACGCCCCGTTCCCGTCGAGGACGACCTCCCTGGTGACGTTCACGGTGGAACTCTCCGCGTGGAGGTGTGGTCTCCGTGA
- a CDS encoding carboxypeptidase-like regulatory domain-containing protein, whose product MTGSRPQTISIDDRARVPFAIIGVLLLVSSVMIVGVLESRDTPETSVDQTLAMDRTESAAQNELRGAVVAATHQAAAQPLMTSDLDTLDGDPDEVFKTYLKLLIYLEAEEALPNAGQEIGDAETTVSVDGLSSDPATAVGDADDEIDIDHPDDGMIQVSLEDVTITLENDDRVISERTFEDLTVTVGTPILELQEKTQEFNESLNEGFFEGEPSNLDNLAHKTAARLYPMAYFKSFINRMDSGRGTEQQEWTFDEILKHNHTEVMANDAIFGVQKEVFGDGTVDPYADRVMRPAWACLTADMIDEMAGGGDDDGEDTFEATVSVGEGGGATVSVGGERRGETDASGDVSFELDKPGTYDVVVVKDDHERFEQRIEFDETNDRLTVSLVSSTDRSIDIYDSSGEPIEGADVHIWTNDGLVYEESVDGSIDLEDDQTEFTLEIFTEGYEDYSETVAVDQSHAAVLTPEDDAALEELEADAGVFDYFDDPDLQETVCNDFREYIFGDKDGDFPDAPSLAEIIDGMFGDMDPLTTKEEVTPNDMADIAYYELIGVGSLSDELQELPGEMNPDEIDGSASPIGYDEGFAGSSMEDEYIDRVYDIDVDRTTSTSFWSLPTDRSDSPENYSYEYSEYRYETLEDVDVSLSQDWQTTQGDYSDRDVHSLGIDVEFEYQETSFFENTTENGSDTKTEVRSPETQTVSTEVDIDADLVDDLEVPESRIHDDFEGGEGYDERGDIAGLPDPDNFEPVVVDSLETLLDIGSLDPADSLEDQIEARITDSIPTIDIPDANESPEDEVESTIENSINGASSTSYDFSDLESGSDLDEGELETWLRDDLYEINALVKRETDPVTAERLEFLSGDSPFNELEDEVVSVEDDVMATGSYENVPDLIRMEVRRAYFDVLTDRIEALTEFHEGTVDDVGGAMSSGDSTLDDSLGFIQDIFTGDVEERSGNLEGSDLMEEMQFEVSGSPTYMDLETVSGDEVASVRPPNSTVMDNDIDGEHATLGARYTQRLPTPGIPLIPWPPALYVLQANSYNVDINGEYSRFEISATAGDPTGGESTTYVRDRMDVDVDFGDGVERKIGEVEPIEFDTSLEIVIVMPGLIPMQTGAPPNTGDPAFGEDIGFSTLLNALDGETVAMEEPVESDEYADIGPQNPDDED is encoded by the coding sequence ATGACAGGATCTCGTCCACAAACGATTTCGATCGACGACCGCGCTCGAGTTCCCTTCGCGATCATCGGCGTATTGCTACTGGTTAGCAGCGTTATGATCGTCGGTGTGCTCGAGTCACGCGATACGCCCGAGACTTCCGTCGATCAGACGCTCGCGATGGACCGGACGGAGTCGGCCGCCCAGAACGAACTCCGCGGTGCCGTCGTCGCCGCGACCCACCAGGCCGCAGCACAACCCCTGATGACCTCCGATCTGGATACCCTCGATGGCGATCCCGACGAGGTATTCAAGACGTATCTCAAACTCCTGATCTACCTGGAAGCGGAGGAAGCGCTGCCGAACGCCGGGCAGGAGATCGGCGATGCCGAAACGACGGTATCCGTCGACGGTCTCTCCAGCGATCCCGCCACCGCGGTCGGCGATGCAGACGACGAGATCGACATCGATCACCCCGACGACGGCATGATCCAGGTCTCTCTCGAGGACGTAACGATCACGCTTGAGAACGACGATCGGGTCATCAGCGAGCGGACGTTCGAGGATCTCACCGTCACCGTCGGCACGCCGATTCTCGAGTTGCAGGAGAAGACTCAGGAGTTCAACGAGAGTCTCAATGAAGGCTTCTTCGAAGGTGAGCCGTCCAATCTCGATAATTTGGCACACAAGACGGCCGCGCGCCTCTATCCGATGGCGTACTTCAAATCGTTCATTAATCGAATGGATTCAGGGAGAGGTACAGAACAGCAAGAATGGACGTTCGACGAAATTCTTAAACACAATCACACGGAGGTAATGGCGAATGACGCAATCTTCGGTGTCCAGAAGGAAGTATTCGGTGACGGTACTGTCGATCCGTACGCCGACCGCGTGATGCGTCCAGCGTGGGCGTGTCTCACCGCGGATATGATCGACGAAATGGCTGGCGGTGGTGACGATGACGGGGAGGATACGTTTGAGGCGACGGTCTCAGTCGGGGAGGGAGGCGGTGCAACCGTATCCGTCGGCGGAGAACGTCGGGGGGAGACGGACGCCTCTGGTGACGTCTCGTTCGAACTGGACAAGCCGGGAACGTACGACGTCGTGGTCGTGAAAGACGATCACGAGCGATTCGAGCAGCGTATCGAGTTCGACGAGACGAACGACCGTCTCACGGTCAGCCTCGTTTCATCGACGGATCGATCGATCGACATCTACGATTCGTCCGGAGAGCCGATCGAAGGCGCAGACGTCCACATCTGGACGAACGACGGACTCGTCTACGAAGAAAGCGTCGACGGATCGATCGATCTCGAGGACGATCAGACGGAGTTCACGCTCGAAATCTTCACCGAGGGCTACGAGGATTACTCGGAGACGGTTGCGGTCGACCAGTCACACGCCGCTGTTCTCACGCCGGAAGACGACGCGGCGCTTGAAGAGCTCGAAGCGGATGCAGGGGTGTTCGATTACTTCGATGACCCGGACCTCCAGGAGACGGTCTGTAACGACTTTCGCGAGTATATCTTCGGTGACAAAGACGGCGACTTCCCCGACGCACCGTCGTTAGCCGAGATCATCGACGGCATGTTCGGCGACATGGATCCACTGACGACGAAAGAGGAGGTTACGCCGAACGATATGGCGGATATCGCGTACTACGAACTGATCGGAGTCGGCTCGTTATCCGACGAACTGCAAGAGCTGCCCGGCGAGATGAATCCCGACGAGATCGATGGCAGTGCGTCACCGATCGGTTACGACGAGGGTTTCGCCGGTAGTTCCATGGAAGACGAGTACATCGATAGAGTATACGATATCGACGTCGATCGAACGACGAGTACGTCGTTCTGGTCGCTCCCGACAGATCGGAGCGATTCTCCGGAGAACTATTCGTACGAGTATTCGGAGTACAGGTACGAGACTCTCGAGGATGTCGATGTTTCGCTGTCGCAAGACTGGCAAACCACCCAGGGCGACTACTCCGACCGTGACGTCCACAGTCTCGGCATCGACGTCGAGTTCGAGTATCAGGAGACCTCGTTCTTCGAAAACACCACGGAAAACGGGAGCGACACGAAAACCGAGGTTCGATCTCCAGAAACACAAACCGTTTCCACCGAGGTTGATATCGACGCCGATCTCGTAGACGATCTCGAGGTCCCCGAGAGCAGAATTCACGACGATTTCGAGGGCGGGGAGGGGTACGACGAGCGTGGCGATATCGCGGGGCTCCCGGATCCCGATAACTTCGAACCCGTCGTCGTCGATTCACTCGAAACGTTGCTCGATATAGGCTCGCTCGATCCGGCTGACAGTCTCGAAGACCAGATCGAAGCCAGAATCACCGACTCGATACCGACCATCGATATTCCGGACGCTAACGAGAGCCCCGAGGACGAGGTCGAGAGCACGATCGAAAACTCGATCAACGGAGCCAGTTCGACGAGCTACGACTTCAGTGATCTCGAGAGCGGATCGGATCTCGACGAGGGCGAACTCGAGACGTGGCTACGAGACGACCTCTACGAGATAAACGCACTCGTCAAGAGAGAAACGGACCCAGTTACGGCCGAACGGCTCGAGTTCCTGAGTGGCGATTCTCCCTTCAACGAACTCGAAGACGAGGTCGTGAGCGTCGAGGACGATGTTATGGCGACGGGGTCGTACGAGAACGTTCCGGACTTGATTCGGATGGAGGTCCGACGGGCATACTTCGACGTTCTTACCGATCGAATCGAAGCACTGACCGAGTTCCACGAGGGGACGGTTGACGACGTCGGCGGCGCGATGTCCAGTGGCGATAGCACACTCGACGACTCCCTCGGGTTCATTCAGGATATCTTCACCGGTGATGTCGAGGAGCGGAGCGGTAATCTCGAGGGATCGGATCTCATGGAGGAGATGCAGTTCGAAGTCTCCGGCTCGCCGACGTACATGGATCTTGAGACGGTCAGCGGTGACGAAGTCGCGTCGGTTCGTCCGCCGAACTCTACGGTCATGGACAACGACATCGACGGAGAACACGCGACGCTCGGAGCCAGATACACCCAGCGCCTCCCGACACCTGGAATACCACTCATTCCGTGGCCACCGGCGCTGTACGTCTTACAGGCGAACAGCTACAACGTCGATATCAACGGTGAATACTCCCGCTTCGAGATCAGTGCGACGGCGGGCGATCCAACCGGCGGTGAGAGTACGACGTACGTCCGCGATCGGATGGATGTCGACGTTGACTTCGGCGACGGTGTTGAACGAAAGATCGGCGAGGTAGAACCGATCGAGTTCGATACCTCCCTCGAGATCGTGATCGTTATGCCCGGACTCATACCGATGCAGACAGGTGCACCGCCGAACACCGGTGACCCGGCGTTCGGTGAAGATATTGGATTCAGTACACTGTTAAATGCTCTCGATGGGGAGACAGTCGCAATGGAAGAACCCGTAGAGAGTGATGAGTATGCCGACATCGGACCCCAGAATCCTGACGATGAAGATTAG
- a CDS encoding DUF7284 family protein → MRSDRGVSTVLDITLALLLVSASILVIGFYLSSSEEGLEVNQADRTAETLSATTVSVGYDLEALTESDHYEEPDGVVSYERTTYGPAAGTIAEAAVVNATVEDERLVPYADSFADSVAATVEGQFVGSNHHVYITASWRPYVDSSIRGNATVGRLPPVTEDTNAVTMTASSGMPAVDDSDLAEAYAEDEELDDLAEPIARSIVRGYFPVERSQLALERQRLDRAIKTTHYLKMAELVGQDSELERDEAPLARTDSRADDANDVLVDGLSELISDDLESGRIGDDLDEIGDDEDELEAYFEKTVSPDDVDITVYTWNP, encoded by the coding sequence GTGAGATCGGACCGGGGCGTCAGCACCGTCCTCGACATCACGCTGGCGCTGCTATTGGTCAGCGCGAGCATACTCGTGATCGGTTTCTACCTCAGCAGCTCCGAAGAAGGCCTCGAGGTCAATCAGGCGGATCGAACCGCCGAAACACTCAGCGCCACGACGGTCTCGGTTGGGTACGATCTCGAGGCACTCACGGAGAGCGATCACTACGAAGAGCCGGACGGCGTCGTGAGCTACGAACGGACGACGTACGGCCCCGCTGCCGGAACGATCGCGGAAGCGGCGGTCGTCAATGCCACGGTCGAAGATGAACGGCTGGTCCCGTACGCCGATTCGTTCGCCGACAGTGTCGCCGCCACCGTTGAGGGCCAATTCGTCGGTTCGAACCATCACGTCTACATCACCGCCAGTTGGCGGCCCTACGTGGATTCGTCGATCCGCGGAAACGCCACCGTTGGTCGACTGCCGCCGGTGACCGAGGACACGAACGCTGTCACGATGACCGCCTCGAGCGGAATGCCCGCCGTCGACGATTCGGATTTGGCCGAAGCCTACGCTGAAGATGAGGAACTCGACGATCTCGCCGAACCGATTGCTCGGTCGATCGTCCGTGGGTACTTCCCGGTCGAACGGTCGCAACTGGCGCTCGAGAGACAGCGACTCGATCGTGCCATCAAAACGACTCACTACCTGAAGATGGCCGAACTCGTCGGTCAAGATAGCGAACTCGAGCGAGACGAAGCCCCGCTGGCGCGGACCGATTCCCGGGCCGACGACGCAAACGACGTTCTGGTCGACGGCCTCAGTGAACTGATCAGCGATGATCTCGAATCGGGCCGGATTGGCGACGATCTCGACGAAATCGGCGACGACGAGGACGAACTGGAAGCATACTTCGAGAAGACCGTTTCGCCGGACGATGTCGACATCACGGTTTACACGTGGAACCCATGA